The Daucus carota subsp. sativus chromosome 2, DH1 v3.0, whole genome shotgun sequence genome includes a window with the following:
- the LOC108209585 gene encoding uncharacterized protein LOC108209585 — translation MADHDLNVGQRRDMPLVQNQHLGLGHNHDLVMGALVQAHEHELNLDIVQGGDNDLGLGHNHDRELLMDHEVALQHGQSQHHEHENGYDHHDEKDNGYDHENSNGNVIDPGEEDNHDIDPNETVMNHHDHQLVVSAENHGLDLSENHDLTIVENHELDDNLDLDVHRNHNMDMSQLVVTTPIMQNRTLVPAPTYELTVGQEFPDVKSCRRALRDCAIALHFEIQTVKSDKTRFTAKCASEGCPWRIHAAKLPGVPTFTIRTIHTEHTCGGIAHLGHQQASVQWVASSVEQRLKENPQCKPKEILEEIHRVHGITLSYKQAWRGKERIMAALRGSFEEDYRLLPQYCEQIRRTNPGSIASVYVNPMDNCFQRLFVSYQASIYGFLNASRPLLGLDRTVLKSKYLGTLLFVTAFDGDGALFPLAFGVVDEENDENWMWFLSELHNLLEINTENMPKLTILSDRQKSIVDGVEANFPTAFHGFCMRHLTESFRKEFNNTVLVNLLWEAASALTVIEYEGKLLEIEEISQEAAYWIRRVPPRLWATAYFEGTRFGHLTANIVESLNTWILEASGLPIIQMMECIRRQLMTWFNERREVSMQWTSILVPYAERHMSEALERARTYQVLRANDAEFEVISHEGTNIVDIRNRCCLCRGWQLYGLPCSHAVAALLSCRQNVHRFTESYFTVVTYRKAYSQTIHPVPDKTLWREMSEGSQGERGFDILINPPKSLRPPGRPRKKRVRSEDKGRVKRVVHCSRCNQTGHFRTTCSAPI, via the exons ATGGCTGACCATGATTTGAATGTTGGGCAAAGGCGAGATATGCCACTGGTCCAGAACCAGCATTTGGGACTAGGACATAATCATGATCTAGTCATGGGAGCATTGGTACAGGCTCATGAACATGAGCTCAATCTGGATATAGTACAGGGTGGTGATAATGATTTAGGTCTAGGGCATAATCATGATCGTGAATTACTGATGGATCACGAAGTTGCTCTACAACATGGGCAAAGCCAGCACCATGAACATGAGAATGGATATGATCACCATGATGAAAAGGATAATGGATATGACCATGAGAATAGTAATGGGAATGTGATAGATCCAGGTGAAGAAGATAACCATGATATTGATCCAAATGAGACTGTGATGAACCATCATGATCATCAATTGGTTGTTTCTGCAGAGAACCACGGATTAGATTTATCAGAGAATCATGATTTGACCATTGTAGAGAACCATGAACTTGATGACAACTTAGATCTTGATGTGCACCGAAATCACAATATGGATATGTCACAGCTTGTGGTCACTACTCCAATCATGCAAAACCGAACCCTGGTTCCTGCTCCCACTTATGAATTGACTGTTGGACAAGAGTTTCCTGATGTCAAGAGCTGTCGCAGGGCGCTGAGGGACTGTGCAATTGCTCTTCATTTTGAGATACAAACAGTTAAATCTGATAAAACTCGCTTTACTGCTAAGTGTGCCAGTGAGGGATGCCCTTGGAGGATTCATGCCGCAAAACTACCAG GAGTTCCTACTTTCACAATTAGGACCATACATACTGAACATACCTGTGGTGGAATTGCACATCTTGGTCATCAACAAGCCTCAGTCCAGTGGGTTGCAAGTTCTGTTGAGCAACGTCTTAAAGAAAACCCTCAATGCAAGCCAAAGGAGATATTAGAAGAGATTCATCGTGTTCATGGAATCACTTTATCCTACAAACAGGCTTGGAGAGGGAAGGAACGTATCATGGCTGCTCTGCGAGGGTCATTTGAAGAAGATTATCGCCTTCTTCCACAATATTGTGAACAAATCAGACGGACCAATCCAGGAAGCATTGCATCAGTTTATGTGAATCCAATGGACAACTGTTTTCAGCGCCTTTTTGTTTCATATCAGGCATCCATATATGGGTTTTTAAATGCAAGTAGACCACTTCTTGGGCTTGACCGAACTGTTCTAAAAAGCAAGTACCTAGGGACCTTGCTATTTGTTACTGCTTTCGATGGTGATGGTGCCCTCTTTCCATTGGCATTTGGGGTCGTGGATGAGGAAAATGATGAGAACTGGATGTGGTTCCTTTCTGAGCTACACAACTTATTAGAAATCAACACTGAAAACATGCCAAAACTCACAATCTTATCTGACAGGCAGAAAAGTATTGTTGATGGAGTTGAAGCAAACTTTCCAACCGCTTTCCATGGGTTCTGTATGCGTCATCTCACAGAGAGTTTCAGAAAGGAGTTCAATAACACTGTGCTTGTCAACCTTTTATGGGAGGCTGCTAGTGCCCTCACTGTCATTGAATATGAAGGAAAGCTCTTAGAGATCGAGGAAATATCACAGGAAGCCGCTTATTGGATCCGGCGAGTTCCGCCTCGTTTGTGGGCCACTGCGTATTTTGAGGGCACAAGGTTTGGCCACTTGACTGCTAACATAGTTGAATCACTGAATACATGGATACTAGAGGCCTCTGGCCTTCCAATAATCCAAATGATGGAGTGCATCCGTAGGCAATTGATGACATGGTTCAATGAGAGACGTGAAGTTAGTATGCAGTGGACATCTATTCTCGTCCCTTATGCTGAAAGGCATATGTCAGAGGCTCTTGAGCGTGCACGAACTTACCAGGTACTCCGAGCTAATGATGCAGAATTTGAAGTCATCTCTCATGAAGGAACAAATATTGTGGACATTCGAAACCGTTGTTGTCTCTGTCGAGGATGGCAGCTTTATGGTCTGCCTTGTTCTCATGCAGTGGCAGCTCTCCTCTCTTGCAGACAAAATGTTCATCGCTTTACAGAGAGTTATTTTACAGTAGTAACATACAGAAAAGCATACTCTCAAACAATACATCCTGTTCCAGACAAGACTCTTTGGAGGGAAATGTCAGAAGGATCTCAAGGCGAACGTGGTTTTGATATTCTTATAAACCCACCAAAATCACTTCGCCCGCCAGGTAGGCCGAGGAAGAAGCGAGTTCGCTCAGAAGATAAAGGTCGTGTGAAGCGGGTTGTGCATTGCAGCAGGTGCAACCAGACTGGACACTTCAGAACAACTTGTTCAGCCCCTATTTAG
- the LOC108209677 gene encoding flowering locus K homology domain: MAEEIYEEQQLSSIPEMGGVPELGGVPELGGMPELGVMPDMTGVPEKGDVPEMSAVPEMGSVPEMGGAPEMGDMPETGGITETADIPNDSNLPEVHEAENDKKSDNPVNDSDKKWPGWPGENVFRLLVPVQKVGSIIGRKGEYIKKTCEETKARIKILDGPPGTNERTVMISAKELPDVPIPPAVDGLLKVHKRIVDVDADTAHSQPGAAGTVCTRMLVAATQGGSLIGKQGATIKSIQDASGCIIRVLGRENLPVFALPDDGVVEVQGEAAGVHKAIELIANHLRKFLVDRSVIGIFEMEMQSPNTRGNLDMPPPQYGGPQGFGMNSGAGHGFPPNPQYAPPPRQFDNYYPPADMPPIEKQPRAGRPVYGGGGDMPMGTQPNMQPHQSMVTKVSQNMQIPLTYADAVIGASGTTISYIRRASGATIAIQETRGVPDEMTVEINGSASQVQTAQQLIQNFIADAANGAQNTPAAPGQGYNPYPNNGPAYLSQQPEGTGHAPPGDYGSVYGNNYGY, from the exons ATGGCCGAAGAAATTTATGAAGAACAGCAGTTGAGTAGCATACCGGAAATGGGAGGTGTGCCTGAATTAGGTGGTGTGCCTGAATTGGGTGGCATGCCTGAATTGGGCGTCATGCCTGATATGACTGGTGTTCCTGAAAAGGGCGATGTTCCTGAAATGAGTGCTGTTCCAGAAATGGGTAGTGTACCTGAAATGGGCGGTGCTCCTGAAATGGGAGACATGCCTGAGACTGGCGGCATTACTGAGACAGCTGATATACCTAATGATTCCAATCTACCAGAAGTTCATGAGGctgaaaatgataaaaaaagcGACAATCCCGTGAATGATAGTGATAAAAAATGGCCTGGATGGCCAGGAGAAAATGTTTTTAGGTTGTTAGTTCCTGTACAAAAGGTTGGCAGTATCATTGGACGTAAGGGAGAGTACATTAAAAAAACTTGCGAAGAAACAAAAGCCCGCATTAAAATTCTGGATGGTCCCCCCGGCACAAATGAAAGAACT GTTATGATATCTGCCAAGGAGCTGCCAGATGTCCCCATTCCTCCTGCCGTAGATGGTTTGCTGAAAGTGCATAAGCGTATCGTTGATGTTGATGCTGATACAGCTCATTCTCAACCTGGTGCAGCTGGAACAGTTTGTACAAGAATGCTCGTTGCAGCCACACAGGGTGGAAGCCTGATTGGAAAGCAGGGTGCCACCATAAAGTCTATACAAGATGCATCGGGCTGTATTATACGAGTTCTCGGAAGAG aaaatttgccAGTTTTTGCTCTTCCCGATGATGGTGTCGTTGAGGTTCAGGGAGAAGCTGCAGGAGTACACAAGGCTATTGAACTGATTGCAAACCACCTCAGGAAATTTTTAGTTGATCGCAGTGTAATTGGAATATTCGAGATGGAA ATGCAGTCTCCAAATACTCGTGGAAATCTGGACATGCCCCCTCCACAATATGGGGGGCCTCAAGGCTTTGGGATGAACTCCGGTGCTGGACATGGATTTCCTCCAAATCCTCAGTACGCACCACCTCCACGTCAATTTGACAACTATTACCCCCCAGCAGACATGCCTCCTATTGAAAAGCAACCACGGGCAGGTCGACCAGTATATGGTGGCGGTGGGGATATGCCTATGGGTACTCAGCCAAACATGCAACCACATCAATCAATGGTCACAAAG GTCTCCCAAAACATGCAAATTCCACTTACATATGCTGATGCTGTTATTGGAGCATCCGGAACAACTATCAGTTATATTAGACGTGCAAGTGGTGCAACTATTGCAATTCAGGAAACAAGAGGCGTTCCTGATGAGATGACTGTTGAGATAAATGGATCAGCTTCACAAGTTCAAACTGCACAGCAGTTGATACAG AACTTTATTGCTGATGCTGCAAATGGTGCACAAAATACTCCTGCGGCACCTGGTCAAGGGTACAACCCTTATCCCAATAATGGACCAGCCTATCTATCCCAACAACCAGAAGGTACTGGTCATGCACCACCTGGAGACTATGGCTCTGTCTATGGAAACAATTACGGATATTAG